One part of the Suncus etruscus isolate mSunEtr1 chromosome 2, mSunEtr1.pri.cur, whole genome shotgun sequence genome encodes these proteins:
- the HS6ST1 gene encoding heparan-sulfate 6-O-sulfotransferase 1 produces the protein MRRRRAGGRTMVERASKFVLVVAGSACFMLILYQYAGPGLSLGAPGGRAPPDDLDLFPTPDPHYEKKYYFPVRELERSLRFDMKGDDVIVFLHIQKTGGTTFGRHLVQNVRLEVPCDCRPGQKKCTCYRPNRRETWLFSRFSTGWSCGLHADWTELTNCVPGVLDRRDPTALRTPRKFYYITLLRDPVSRYLSEWRHVQRGATWKTSLHMCDGRTPTPEELPPCYEGTDWSGCTLQEFMDCPYNLANNRQVRMLADLSLVGCYNLSFIPEGRRAQLLLDSAKKNLRGMAFFGLTEFQRKTQYLFERTFNLKFIRPFMQYNSTRAGGVEVDEDTIRRIEELNDLDMQLYDYAKDLFQQRYQYKRQLERREQRLKSREERLLHRAKETLPREEAEEPGRVPTEDYMSHIIEKW, from the exons ATGCGGCGGCGGCGCGCCGGCGGCAGGACCATGGTTGAGCGCGCCAGCAAGTTCGTGCTGGTGGTGGCGGGCTCGGCGTGCTTCATGCTCATCCTGTACCAGTACGCGGGCCCGGGCTTGAGCCTGGGCGCCCCTGGGGGTCGCGCGCCCCCGGACGACCTGGACCTCTTCCCGACGCCCGACCCGCACTACGAGAAGAAGTATTATTTCCCCGTGCGCGAGCTGGAGCGCTCGCTGCGCTTCGACATGAAGGGCGACGACGTGATCGTCTTCTTGCACATCCAGAAGACCGGGGGCACCACCTTCGGCCGCCACCTGGTGCAGAACGTGCGCCTCGAGGTGCCCTGCGACTGCCGGCCCGGCCAGAAGAAATGCACCTGCTACCGGCCCAACCGCCGGGAGACCTGGCTCTTCTCGCGCTTCTCCACCGGCTGGAGCTGCGGCTTGCACGCCGACTGGACCGAACTCACCAACTGCGTCCCCGGGGTGCTGGACCGACGCGATCCCACCGCCCTGCGCACGCCCAG AAAGTTCTACTACATCACCCTGCTGCGGGACCCAGTGTCACGCTACCTGAGTGAGTGGCGTCACGTGCAGCGGGGTGCCACATGGAAGACATCCCTGCACATGTGTGACGGCCGGACGCCCACCCCCGAGGAACTGCCGCCGTGCTACGAGGGCACAGACTGGTCGGGCTGCACGCTGCAGGAGTTCATGGACTGCCCCTACAACCTGGCCAACAACCGCCAGGTGCGCATGCTGGCCGACCTCAGCCTGGTGGGCTGCTACAACCTATCCTTCATCCCCGAGGGCAGGCGGGCCCAACTGCTGCTGGACAGCGCGAAGAAAAACCTGCGCGGCATGGCCTTCTTCGGCCTCACCGAGTTCCAGCGCAAGACCCAGTACCTGTTCGAGCGGACGTTCAACCTCAAGTTCATCCGGCCCTTTATGCAGTACAACAGCACGCGGGCTGGAGGGGTGGAGGTGGACGAGGACACCATCCGGCGCATCGAGGAGCTCAACGACCTGGACATGCAGCTCTACGACTATGCCAAGGACCTCTTCCAGCAGCGCTACCAGTACAAGCGGCAGCTGGAGCGCCGGGAGCAGCGGCTCAAGAGCCGGGAGGAGCGGCTGCTGCACCGGGCCAAGGAGACGCTGCCCCGGGAGGAGGCCGAGGAGCCAGGCCGGGTGCCCACGGAGGACTACATGAGCCACATCATCGAGAAGTGGTAG